One stretch of Ooceraea biroi isolate clonal line C1 chromosome 4, Obir_v5.4, whole genome shotgun sequence DNA includes these proteins:
- the LOC105283794 gene encoding uncharacterized protein LOC105283794 isoform X3, producing the protein MDRDHREQRDHDNLNEKESDCKVGMDFRGLSHHHEHASDADLERDTDIDPSDRVDMHDDKSEKLGRNFHSIGHHPAMRDVDRDQNYVDNMHDDKMDHKIARDFRSLSHHPGMVHLHSGMEHLNNVDVEVKLTREVRGSLGLGLSLELCVVCGDRASGRHYGAISCEGCKGFFKRSIRKQLGYQCRGSKNCEVTKHHRNRCQYCRLQKCLAMGMRSDSVQHERKPVLGESATGKVGNRSTRVKPEPQQPAPEAPPVWEQPESPSMEDQSSDSDLSDALTLARERLLLSHALDSIAKLIGDTVNGSGEPEEEWTGQIISDRNTSFELRVPSPASAYLSIHYICESAARLLFLSVHWARGLPAFQALPSEVQTTLVRSCWGQLFILGLAQCAYTLSLPSILTSIINHLQANITQENITVSRVKYLTEHICRLQDCVSSLHKLQVDSTEYAYLKALALFSPDNVLAGAWRKKVEVLQEAAWTELQQRVGSDRLPRFLLKLAPLRSISPRVLEDLFFAGLLGRVSVPNVVPYILSMQSYKTESESHAGTSKRAVLEESDQQEGRRKRATAPPVVVTQVIRRDYDQAPEPATRRRIMEHALSSRLSPKVTPITDDYEISNHVLGLGINGKVVQCYNKITRQKYALKVLHDCVKARREVELHWRASNCRHIVQVKDVYENSYGGNKCLLVVMECMEGGELFQRIQDRQDGAFTEREAAQVMYEICVAVKHLHDMNITHRDLKPENLLYSKPDNTGILKLTDFGFAKETLSKDTLQTPCYTPYYVAPEVLGPEKYDKSCDIWSLGVIMYILLCGFPPFYSNHGLAISPGMKKRIRLGQYDFPSPEWANVSQEAKSLIKGMLCIDPAERLQIDQVMRNNWIAKYTEVPATPLHTGRVLREGEEMWPEVQEEMTRSLATMRVDYDTACLKQLDHTNNALLNKRRRAKQSANNATVPGAIPPAASPTPAS; encoded by the exons ATGGACAGAGATCACAGAGAGCAACGAGATCACGATAATCTGAATGAGAAAGAGTCAGACTGCAAAGTTGGAATGGATTTTCGAGGTCTTTCTCATCATCATGAACACGCATCAGATGCTGATTTAGAG AGAGATACGGACATCGATCCAAGTGATCGTGTTGACATGCATGACGACAAATCTGAGAAATTGGGCAGAAATTTTCATAGTATAGGACATCATCCAGCTATG AGAGACGTAGATAGGGATCAGAATTACGTGGACAACATGCACGACGACAAGATGGATCACAAGATAGCAAGAGATTTCCGCAGTTTGAGCCATCATCCGGGAATGGTTCACTTGCATTCCGGCATGGAACATTTGAATAATGTCGATGTCGAA GTAAAATTAACGAGAGAGGTCCGCGGCTCGCTAGGTTTAGGGCTTTCCCTGGAGCTCTGCGTCGTTTGCGGTGACAGAGCGAGCGGTAGGCATTACGGGGCGATCAGTTGCGAAGGTTGCAAGGGTTTCTTCAAGCGCAGCATTCGTAAACAATTGGGCTACCAATGCAGAGGCAGTAAGAACTGCGAAGTTACCAAACACCACAGGAATCGTTGTCAGTATTGTAGACTTCAAAAGTGTCTAGCGATGGGCATGAGAAGCGACT CTGTCCAACACGAGAGGAAACCTGTGTTGGGCGAGTCAGCAACGGGGAAAGTAGGCAACCGCAGTACCAGGGTGAAACCGGAGCCGCAGCAGCCCGCGCCCGAAGCACCCCCGGTTTGGGAGCAACCCGAGAGCCCGAGCATGGAGGACCAGAGCAGCGACAGCGATCTCAGCGATGCTTTGACCTTGGCGCGCGAGCGGTTGCTCCTTTCTCATGCGTTGGATAGCATAGCTAAACTCATCGGTGAT ACGGTGAACGGTTCAGGTGAACCTGAGGAGGAGTGGACCGGCCAAATAATCTCCGACCGGAACACGTCGTTCGAATTGAGGGTGCCGAGTCCGGCGTCGGCGTACTTGTCCATTCATTACATATGCGAGAGCGCGGCTAGGTTATTATTTTTGTCGGTGCATTGGGCACGAGGACTTCCAGCGTTCCAAGCTTTACC atcCGAAGTGCAGACCACTCTAGTGCGAAGTTGCTGGGGACAACTGTTTATACTAGGCCTCGCGCAGTGCGCGTACACGCTGTCCCTCCCCAGTATCCTGACGTCGATTATCAATCACTTGCAAGCTAACATCACGCAGGAGAATATTACGGTTAGCAGAGTGAAATACCTCACGGAGCACATATGCAGACTACAGGACTGCGTGAGTTCGCTGCACAAATTGCAGGTGGATTCTACCGAGTACGCGTACCTTAAGGCTTTAGCGCTCTTCAGCCCTG ACAATGTCTTGGCGGGCGCCTGGCGTAAGAAGGTTGAGGTCTTGCAAGAGGCGGCGTGGACGGAGCTGCAGCAACGCGTGGGCTCCGATAGATTACCTCGCTTCCTACTGAAGTTGGCGCCGCTTCGTTCGATCAGTCCTCGGGTTCTGGAGGACCTCTTCTTCGCGGGTCTGCTCGGTCGCGTGAGCGTGCCTAACGTCGTACCTTACATCCTTAGCATGCAGAGTTACAAAACCGAGTCGGAGAGTCACGCGGG AACGTCCAAGAGGGCCGTTCTCGAGGAGAGCGACCAGCAGGAGGGCAGACGCAAACGCGCGACGGCGCCGCCGGTGGTGGTGACGCAGGTGATCAGGCGGGACTACGATCAGGCACCGGAACCGGCGACCAGGAGAAGAATTATGGAGCACGCGTTGAGTAGCCGGCTATCGCCGAAAGTCACGCCGATCACGGACGATTACGAGATTAGCAATCACGTGCTGGGCCTTGGTATCAACGGGAAGGTTGTGCAGTGTTACAACAAGATCACGAGGCAGAAATACGCGCTGAAG GTGTTGCATGACTGCGTAAAGGCGCGAAGAGAAGTCGAGCTTCACTGGAGAGCATCTAATTGTAGGCACATAGTCCAAGTCAAGGATGTATATGAAAATTCCTATGGTGGAAATAAATGTTTACTAGTAGTTATGGAATG CATGGAAGGTGGAGAACTATTTCAAAGGATACAAGATAGACAAGATGGTGCCTTTACCGAAAGAG AAGCCGCGCAAGTAATGTACGAGATTTGTGTCGCGGTGAAGCATCTGCACGACATGAACATCACTCACAGGGATCTAAAGCCtgaaaatcttttatattctaAACCCG ATAACACTGGAATCCTGAAGCTTACCGATTTTGGCTTTGCCAAAGAGACACTTTCGAAAGACACGTTACAGACGCCGTGTTATACACCTTACTATGTCG CTCCGGAAGTTTTGGGACCGGAAAAATATGACAAGAGCTGTGATATTTGGTCTCTGGGAGTGATCATGTACATATT attGTGCGGCTTTCCACCGTTCTACAGTAACCATGGACTAGCAATTTCGCCAGGAATGAAAAAGAGGATCCGGTTAGGGCAATACGACTTCCCGAGTCCGGAATGGGCGAATGTGAGTCAGGAGGCAAAGAGTCTTATTAAAGGCATGCTGTGCATAGATCCAGCGGAGAGGTTACAGATCGATCAAGTGATGCGTAACAATTGGATCGCT AAATACACAGAAGTACCTGCGACTCCTCTACACACCGGACGCGTTTTACGCGAGGGGGAGGAAATGTGGCCGGAGGTGCAGGAGGAAATGACGCGATCGCTCGCGACGATGCGCGTTGATTACGATACAGCGTGCCTGAAGCAACTCGATCACACGAACAACGCACTGCTGAACAAACGGAGACGCGCAAAGCAGTCGGCGAACAACGCGACGGTCCCAGGGGCGATTCCGCCGGCTGCCAGCCCTACGCCCGCCTCCTAG
- the LOC105283794 gene encoding MAP kinase-activated protein kinase 2 isoform X2 — translation MEHALSSRLSPKVTPITDDYEISNHVLGLGINGKVVQCYNKITRQKYALKVLHDCVKARREVELHWRASNCRHIVQVKDVYENSYGGNKCLLVVMECMEGGELFQRIQDRQDGAFTEREAAQVMYEICVAVKHLHDMNITHRDLKPENLLYSKPDNTGILKLTDFGFAKETLSKDTLQTPCYTPYYVAPEVLGPEKYDKSCDIWSLGVIMYILLCGFPPFYSNHGLAISPGMKKRIRLGQYDFPSPEWANVSQEAKSLIKGMLCIDPAERLQIDQVMRNNWIAKYTEVPATPLHTGRVLREGEEMWPEVQEEMTRSLATMRVDYDTACLKQLDHTNNALLNKRRRAKQSANNATVPGAIPPAASPTPAS, via the exons ATGGAGCACGCGTTGAGTAGCCGGCTATCGCCGAAAGTCACGCCGATCACGGACGATTACGAGATTAGCAATCACGTGCTGGGCCTTGGTATCAACGGGAAGGTTGTGCAGTGTTACAACAAGATCACGAGGCAGAAATACGCGCTGAAG GTGTTGCATGACTGCGTAAAGGCGCGAAGAGAAGTCGAGCTTCACTGGAGAGCATCTAATTGTAGGCACATAGTCCAAGTCAAGGATGTATATGAAAATTCCTATGGTGGAAATAAATGTTTACTAGTAGTTATGGAATG CATGGAAGGTGGAGAACTATTTCAAAGGATACAAGATAGACAAGATGGTGCCTTTACCGAAAGAG AAGCCGCGCAAGTAATGTACGAGATTTGTGTCGCGGTGAAGCATCTGCACGACATGAACATCACTCACAGGGATCTAAAGCCtgaaaatcttttatattctaAACCCG ATAACACTGGAATCCTGAAGCTTACCGATTTTGGCTTTGCCAAAGAGACACTTTCGAAAGACACGTTACAGACGCCGTGTTATACACCTTACTATGTCG CTCCGGAAGTTTTGGGACCGGAAAAATATGACAAGAGCTGTGATATTTGGTCTCTGGGAGTGATCATGTACATATT attGTGCGGCTTTCCACCGTTCTACAGTAACCATGGACTAGCAATTTCGCCAGGAATGAAAAAGAGGATCCGGTTAGGGCAATACGACTTCCCGAGTCCGGAATGGGCGAATGTGAGTCAGGAGGCAAAGAGTCTTATTAAAGGCATGCTGTGCATAGATCCAGCGGAGAGGTTACAGATCGATCAAGTGATGCGTAACAATTGGATCGCT AAATACACAGAAGTACCTGCGACTCCTCTACACACCGGACGCGTTTTACGCGAGGGGGAGGAAATGTGGCCGGAGGTGCAGGAGGAAATGACGCGATCGCTCGCGACGATGCGCGTTGATTACGATACAGCGTGCCTGAAGCAACTCGATCACACGAACAACGCACTGCTGAACAAACGGAGACGCGCAAAGCAGTCGGCGAACAACGCGACGGTCCCAGGGGCGATTCCGCCGGCTGCCAGCCCTACGCCCGCCTCCTAG
- the LOC105283794 gene encoding MAP kinase-activated protein kinase 2 isoform X1, with translation MFFVTPTIRDFAVRESGAASMPKSATKWRFWRTSKRAVLEESDQQEGRRKRATAPPVVVTQVIRRDYDQAPEPATRRRIMEHALSSRLSPKVTPITDDYEISNHVLGLGINGKVVQCYNKITRQKYALKVLHDCVKARREVELHWRASNCRHIVQVKDVYENSYGGNKCLLVVMECMEGGELFQRIQDRQDGAFTEREAAQVMYEICVAVKHLHDMNITHRDLKPENLLYSKPDNTGILKLTDFGFAKETLSKDTLQTPCYTPYYVAPEVLGPEKYDKSCDIWSLGVIMYILLCGFPPFYSNHGLAISPGMKKRIRLGQYDFPSPEWANVSQEAKSLIKGMLCIDPAERLQIDQVMRNNWIAKYTEVPATPLHTGRVLREGEEMWPEVQEEMTRSLATMRVDYDTACLKQLDHTNNALLNKRRRAKQSANNATVPGAIPPAASPTPAS, from the exons ATGTTTTTTGTCACCCCGACGATTCGGGACTTTGCCGTGCGAGAGTCTGGGGCCGCATCAATGCCGAAGTCGGCAACTAAGTGGAGATTCTGGAG AACGTCCAAGAGGGCCGTTCTCGAGGAGAGCGACCAGCAGGAGGGCAGACGCAAACGCGCGACGGCGCCGCCGGTGGTGGTGACGCAGGTGATCAGGCGGGACTACGATCAGGCACCGGAACCGGCGACCAGGAGAAGAATTATGGAGCACGCGTTGAGTAGCCGGCTATCGCCGAAAGTCACGCCGATCACGGACGATTACGAGATTAGCAATCACGTGCTGGGCCTTGGTATCAACGGGAAGGTTGTGCAGTGTTACAACAAGATCACGAGGCAGAAATACGCGCTGAAG GTGTTGCATGACTGCGTAAAGGCGCGAAGAGAAGTCGAGCTTCACTGGAGAGCATCTAATTGTAGGCACATAGTCCAAGTCAAGGATGTATATGAAAATTCCTATGGTGGAAATAAATGTTTACTAGTAGTTATGGAATG CATGGAAGGTGGAGAACTATTTCAAAGGATACAAGATAGACAAGATGGTGCCTTTACCGAAAGAG AAGCCGCGCAAGTAATGTACGAGATTTGTGTCGCGGTGAAGCATCTGCACGACATGAACATCACTCACAGGGATCTAAAGCCtgaaaatcttttatattctaAACCCG ATAACACTGGAATCCTGAAGCTTACCGATTTTGGCTTTGCCAAAGAGACACTTTCGAAAGACACGTTACAGACGCCGTGTTATACACCTTACTATGTCG CTCCGGAAGTTTTGGGACCGGAAAAATATGACAAGAGCTGTGATATTTGGTCTCTGGGAGTGATCATGTACATATT attGTGCGGCTTTCCACCGTTCTACAGTAACCATGGACTAGCAATTTCGCCAGGAATGAAAAAGAGGATCCGGTTAGGGCAATACGACTTCCCGAGTCCGGAATGGGCGAATGTGAGTCAGGAGGCAAAGAGTCTTATTAAAGGCATGCTGTGCATAGATCCAGCGGAGAGGTTACAGATCGATCAAGTGATGCGTAACAATTGGATCGCT AAATACACAGAAGTACCTGCGACTCCTCTACACACCGGACGCGTTTTACGCGAGGGGGAGGAAATGTGGCCGGAGGTGCAGGAGGAAATGACGCGATCGCTCGCGACGATGCGCGTTGATTACGATACAGCGTGCCTGAAGCAACTCGATCACACGAACAACGCACTGCTGAACAAACGGAGACGCGCAAAGCAGTCGGCGAACAACGCGACGGTCCCAGGGGCGATTCCGCCGGCTGCCAGCCCTACGCCCGCCTCCTAG